The genome window CCGGTGCCAGAGAACGCGTCCCAACATCCTTAGCCGCTGTCTGTGCCGTTTCGAATCGCTGGCGAAGGGGTAAGGGACGAGGAGACAAGCTTCGCTTGTGAGACAGAGACTTGGGGATCCTCCAGGGGCTGACTGACGGGGGCGTGGCTCGCTCTGTCGAGGGAACAGAGAGAGTACCCGAGGATGTCTGTGACCAGCTGGCAGGGGTTGCGATCCTAGAGTAGCCTGAGTTGCAGCTACTACTGCTTGGAGGAGTGAGACTCGCTTCGGTTGTCCTCTCAGATCTCGATGACTGCGGTTCTGAGCCTCTTCGGGGTCCATTCACAAACCATTCCTCCGGCGCAGGCTTGGACGTACCACTCAGCTGCTGCAGCCTTGAGCGAAAATCAGTCAATTGATAGATGAGACTCATGTTGGGCCCAACCCAGCGACTCCGTCCCTTCACGATCTCGTACATGGAATTAAAGTCCAGGTGCCGGTTCTTGTAAAGGCCATAGGCAATTACTAGAGAGGCGGATCGGCTAGCGCCCAGTTGACAGTGAATGAGGACCTTCTTTCCCTGAGAAACACGGGAATCGATCAACTGGCACAGTGGTAATAAGTCGTCCAGAATCTCGGAGTTATGGTCCCAGCCTACGTGGATATATTCTGGCCGGGAGGAGTCACTGCAGGGCGTGACCGGAGACTCGGTCTCGGATGGGAGGTATTCGAAGGCAGACTTGAAAGAAACTTCCGAGACCGCAGTCGGCGGCTCTGCAGTTGATGAGCGATTGGCGCCGGCTGAGGCACTTCGCCAAGCGCTCATCACCGTTCCATTATCCCCTTGGGCATTAGCGAATGGGTTTGCAACTTCCTTCGCAACGTTCACAACAACATCGAATTGAGCAGCCTCTTGCATCGTCGGCTCCAAATAAAGATAGACTCCAGAATCATATATTTGCACGGGACCATTCGGATAGCCGCGCTCGTTTTGCCGGGTTGACTCTCTCGAGTCCAGGTggtcctcttcttcctccagttCATGCAGGACTCCACCCACAGGTGAGCCCTCTTCGACGGCCGACTGAATGGGCGAGAAATTATGTTCCGAAGCTCCTGACGGGCGTCGGCTCCCATGGTGCGTCACTGGTCGCGGCAATTGCATGCCCCCCTTGGGACCAAAAGACGGCGAGAACACTGAAGTCAGAGAAGGCGATGACTCTGTGTGTCTCAAGGAATGGAGGCCACCAGGTGTTGGTGGGACCATTTCCATGACATTGCTTGAGAAGGATCTGTCAAGTCCAGGAGTTTGAATAGTGAGGTTTGCCGGCTTTCGTCGACTGCTTTTGGGAGGGATATGCGCGGGGGAGGGTGGGGCGGAAAGATTGCGCTGGGAGGCTGTCTCAACTACCGAGGCTGTTGCGATAGCTGGTCGCGACGATTGCGACGGCGGAGGCATTCTCAAGGAAAGATTCTTGAGATTGCGCGCCCGCCGTCCTGGAGAATCCGGACGCGCTCGGCTTATTACATCCTGCGAGGGTTTCGACATGGTACTTGGCTCTCCTGAGAGTGATTGATGTTCAATATTGCGCGATGGTGGCATAAATTTAGGAAACGACAATGGCATCGCCGACGGAGATTCAGGTGAAGAGCTGGGAGTGGTATCTGCGGCCACTGGCGAGTCGAACGTAGAGATAGTAGTGGTAGGAGATGAATCTGTGGATCCCGAAGTCACGGATGAGATACTCGTCCGGTGCCGAAAGGGAAGTGGACGCCGAGATGTATTGATGGTAACATGTGGAGGGACTCTGAGAGGTTTGAGTGCTGCGCTATGCTCTCCACCCTCGGCGAATTTGGGCGAGATTCCACCGAATACCGACATCAAGGACGGGAACGAGTCCGGGAGTGACGGTGGGCTAGTCTGCACGGGCATGATGGACCAAGGCCTTGATGTGGATCTGCGTTTGAAAGGGGACACGCTCTCAGGATCGCAACTCTCGCGAGGTGCTGGTGCAAAAACCGATGTACACTGATTGCATCCAGACAGTtgaaaggaaagaagtgTCGCACTTGCTACCTGCGCAAACGACCTTTTCGACGAAGAGCGATCAGCGTCCATCTTCCCAACTTCCATTCGCTTTACCAAAACATAAGCATCCCAAAGTGGAAGAATGAAGCAAAGGCGGCTGTAAGGAGTGAGACCAGGCCGACGATCAGACTGAAGTATAGAACGAACGACAACAAGGCTGATTATCGAGAAATGAGAAAGGGATCAAAAAGCCATTGACTTCATCAGGGACGAGTAAGCGAAGGTCGAAAAGGCGAGCGGAGGAACAAATGCTTTGAAAGAAAGACTGAGAAGAGCAAGGTAGTTAAACAGAGGGGATAGAGCCAGCCTGTGGACGGATGGACTGACTCTTGAGACAACGTTGAACATACCAAGGAATGTCACAAGAGGACCGTTTCCTCTTTGAAATATGCCAATGCCGAACGGGTAAAGGATTGTATTTGTGAAACAGAAGGAAGCCGGACAGAGTAGCCACAAAACAACGAAGCCCGTCCGGGAAAAAATAAAGAGATAAAAGGATAAAGAAGTCTGCTCCGTTTCTCAAGGATTACTGCAAGAGACTATAGTAATAAAGATGACTTATGATGGATTCAGGTTTTGGCAGGCAAAGCACTGGGGAGAGAATTGCCGCCCGTGTCTTCTATGGGCAGTCGTTCCTCCGGGGAATGACGAAATGAATAAGGTATCGAAAGTACTTATCCCAGGTCTgagctcaagaagaagggagggagggaggggaaCGGCGACAAGACCGACTGCCCACAGATAGAGAGATTGAGGGCGAGTCGAGTATGTAGGAAAGGATCCTATCAAGAAGGAGGGGAGAAAGACAACTGAGGAGGGGAGACggagggaggggaaggagagaagagaagagaagaggagaaaggaaagatgagAACGAAACGAAAGAGGTTCCTCCAACAATGACCCACGATAAGTGTgggcagaggcagaggaggaggaacgaCTTGTTCCCTCTCTAGTCACAGAAAGCCCATCATAAAACTGTAGAGACCgcgaaagaaagaaaaaaaaatatacactgtataataataaataataaaCGTAGTAATAAAACGAACAGAGATCACTAAGAATAAAACAACGCCGGAGCAAGAGGTTTGAGCCAACGGGAAGGAGCCAAAAGTGATTGGAAACAGCCCCGGCAGGATGGCGGCCTGCGTTCTAATGGTCAGCCTATCAAAATACTTCCAGTCGTGGAGTAGACTGATTGACCCCAGTAAGCCAGAAGTGGGAGGCCAATCATATTGCAGTACCGCGGGATATTTAGCGCCTGCAGCTCTAAATTTAGCCGCCCAGCTTGATATGGGAGGCTGGTATGTGCAGCATGGGCGCCAAAGAGCTCGCAAATCAGATACTACCTACAtacagtactccgtactagaTCCTGCCAACACGAGCGGTATCAGCTAGTCGGCTTGTCCTAGGTCTGATGTAgattgtacagagtacaactGATTTGCATCTGTATTGCTCATCTTCTCACCAAGTTTCCTAGTCTCTTTAGTCATTGAGGTGATCTTCCAGCTGAAAATGGAACTGAAACCGGGGCTGGTGGGTAAGCATAAATTCTCATGCAACATTTCGAGGACCTGACTATGTAAACAAGAATACCACACTTATCTGGTGAATGGAACCTATGCCCGTTGCGGTCCTGAATCGAGGGTTTCCTTGTTTCGAATTTCTcttaaaaaaaaaaaagaaaaaaaaagaaaaccTAGGGCCCTTGGGCTGCCCCTTTGGATCCCCCTCTCTTATTTCTTCGTCAATCAAGAGAGGTCTGGTGCAAGTCCAAGCCCAACATTGATTCACAGAACCGGGCTCCACAATCGACGCTACTGGGGCGAAAGATTTGGGAAGTGACAAAGGAAGTCAAAAACAAGATCGGGAAAGGTCGACGGTGTGGCAGATGTCAACCCAATAGACAGATCGATAAAAAGGTCATGACAAATATTCTGAACAAAGGACGACCCTGATAGGAAACAGACGTTGACAGAGTCAATTACGAAGAAAAATACAAATCAGATGCTATGTGGGATATCTTTGTGCTGTTGTCCTCAGAACACTCAAGGGTCCCTTCGCTCTGTTTGATTTGGGGTATCACGGCTCAACATGGGTCTATGCCACAGTCGTACTAGATCCGGATAGGATTTTCATTTGCACACGGGTTGTACAGAACAGTGAGTACTCTTTCCATGGGCTCCATACTCCAACCCCAACAAGCACGCATCCAATAACTCTCCTTTTCCGGCGAATGGTCAAGGAATCTCGAAGAAGGTATGAGCACAACAAGCAGAGAGATCATTttccagaagaagcacagGACAAttgcagatgaagatgaagaaattCTCCGAAACAGAAATCACAGATCAATGAGTATTTATCAGAAAGCCACACTTGATAAATTCCAAATCCGCTGCCCATCTGACCCGTTTTAATTGTGCACGGTTACCTGGTTCTGCGGCTGTTTGCTTCTATTCAAGGCTCGAATCGAGCTGGTTCGTTCTGGATTGACAGGGGATGAAAAATTAAAGCTAAAAATACTGGAAAAGTATGTCGGCATGCAATAACATGGTAAAATATCAAGGAACACCTCTAAGTCTCTTTATCCCGTTGACTACATTGCACACGCTCAGGTACTA of Aspergillus fumigatus Af293 chromosome 2, whole genome shotgun sequence contains these proteins:
- the dspD gene encoding putative protein-tyrosine phosphatase, which gives rise to MEVGKMDADRSSSKRSFAQVASATLLSFQLSGCNQCTSVFAPAPRESCDPESVSPFKRRSTSRPWSIMPVQTSPPSLPDSFPSLMSVFGGISPKFAEGGEHSAALKPLRVPPHVTINTSRRPLPFRHRTSISSVTSGSTDSSPTTTISTFDSPVAADTTPSSSPESPSAMPLSFPKFMPPSRNIEHQSLSGEPSTMSKPSQDVISRARPDSPGRRARNLKNLSLRMPPPSQSSRPAIATASVVETASQRNLSAPPSPAHIPPKSSRRKPANLTIQTPGLDRSFSSNVMEMVPPTPGGLHSLRHTESSPSLTSVFSPSFGPKGGMQLPRPVTHHGSRRPSGASEHNFSPIQSAVEEGSPVGGVLHELEEEEDHLDSRESTRQNERGYPNGPVQIYDSGVYLYLEPTMQEAAQFDVVVNVAKEVANPFANAQGDNGTVMSAWRSASAGANRSSTAEPPTAVSEVSFKSAFEYLPSETESPVTPCSDSSRPEYIHVGWDHNSEILDDLLPLCQLIDSRVSQGKKVLIHCQLGASRSASLVIAYGLYKNRHLDFNSMYEIVKGRSRWVGPNMSLIYQLTDFRSRLQQLSGTSKPAPEEWFVNGPRRGSEPQSSRSERTTEASLTPPSSSSCNSGYSRIATPASWSQTSSGTLSVPSTERATPPSVSPWRIPKSLSHKRSLSPRPLPLRQRFETAQTAAKDVGTRSLAPADAIEKDTVEDPLNLFSPRTSQFLAPSLAPPFPDGLEDRLPGGPHFRTETADPRSPPPGNERLIMRNIDEFL